The following are encoded in a window of Arvicanthis niloticus isolate mArvNil1 chromosome 1, mArvNil1.pat.X, whole genome shotgun sequence genomic DNA:
- the C1H9orf40 gene encoding uncharacterized protein C9orf40 homolog isoform X2, producing the protein MAKRRAAEPLTFRVPWKRLLLSDFPEEPSLWVPPSGVARPLKRQGDAGTMAEPASAPRKRRGGGDDRQELQSCSLEPGEPPPGEQEEPRVSRAAGGGDRVESADSHQGADGVHSQQNEDFWQYNTFQYWRNPLPPIDLAALEDVSTNSLTETLDDKNEGVEIDMES; encoded by the exons ATGGCCAAGCGGCGTGCGGCTGAGCCGCTCACGTTCCGCGTGCCTTGGAAGCGCCTCCTGCTCAGCGACTTCCCCGAGGAACCGTCGCTCTGGGTCCCGCCGTCTGGGGTGGCTCGGCCCCTCAAACGCCAGGGGGACGCGGGGACCATGGCGGAGCCTGCGTCTGCTCCCCGCAAGCGACGCGGCGGTGGGGACGACAGACAGGAGCTGCAGAGCTGTAGCCTGGAGCCCGGAGAGCCACCTCCTGGCGAGCAGGAGGAACCCCGGGTTAGCCGGGCCGCGGGCGGCGGCGACCGGGTAGAGAGCGCGGACAGCCACCAAGGAGCCGACGGGGTGCACAGCCAG CAGAATGAAGACTTTTGGCAGTATAATACATTCCAGTATTGGAGGAACCCTCTACCCCCTATTGATCTGGCAGCTCTTGAAGATGTGAGCACAAACAGCCTGACAGAAACACTGGATGACAAGAATGAAGGAGTTGAGATTGACATGGAGTCCTGA
- the C1H9orf40 gene encoding uncharacterized protein C9orf40 homolog isoform X1, whose protein sequence is MAKRRAAEPLTFRVPWKRLLLSDFPEEPSLWVPPSGVARPLKRQGDAGTMAEPASAPRKRRGGGDDRQELQSCSLEPGEPPPGEQEEPRVSRAAGGGDRVESADSHQGADGVHSQNEDFWQYNTFQYWRNPLPPIDLAALEDVSTNSLTETLDDKNEGVEIDMES, encoded by the exons ATGGCCAAGCGGCGTGCGGCTGAGCCGCTCACGTTCCGCGTGCCTTGGAAGCGCCTCCTGCTCAGCGACTTCCCCGAGGAACCGTCGCTCTGGGTCCCGCCGTCTGGGGTGGCTCGGCCCCTCAAACGCCAGGGGGACGCGGGGACCATGGCGGAGCCTGCGTCTGCTCCCCGCAAGCGACGCGGCGGTGGGGACGACAGACAGGAGCTGCAGAGCTGTAGCCTGGAGCCCGGAGAGCCACCTCCTGGCGAGCAGGAGGAACCCCGGGTTAGCCGGGCCGCGGGCGGCGGCGACCGGGTAGAGAGCGCGGACAGCCACCAAGGAGCCGACGGGGTGCACAGCCAG AATGAAGACTTTTGGCAGTATAATACATTCCAGTATTGGAGGAACCCTCTACCCCCTATTGATCTGGCAGCTCTTGAAGATGTGAGCACAAACAGCCTGACAGAAACACTGGATGACAAGAATGAAGGAGTTGAGATTGACATGGAGTCCTGA